The following coding sequences lie in one Salarias fasciatus chromosome 7 unlocalized genomic scaffold, fSalaFa1.1 super_scaffold_4, whole genome shotgun sequence genomic window:
- the vsig8a gene encoding V-set and immunoglobulin domain-containing protein 8a yields MSQKCFKDARTLHIPTRISIYFLCAAAYFSTGLICSRGLQVTSTGSQTVHKAEGESATLGCRYTPGPADTGDLDIEWSAVSPDTTQKDQMLLSYTGGTKYFHADLANGLSFAAGDPSRGDASLSIPVLSPAHSATYQCKVKKSPGVDTRKMSLVVLVKPSVPKCWVEGGQLVGGAVSLHCKSARGSAPLKYRWRRESADPIPAAATQNSVTGDLKISNHSQSSAGIYLCEVNNEVGAERCRIHLKADKPPNRAAVIVGTAVGSLLLIFVLLVFIGLLYWKLSTRRRYEKEFSNEIREDAPPPESRPASRQTSRGAGRRPQVAYCQVDRSQGGSSGSHGHTPVKYLPVDYDGEYGHAV; encoded by the exons GACTGATCTGCTCACGGGGGCTGCAGGTGACGTCCACCGGCTCGCAGACCGTCCACAAGGCCGAGGGGGAGAGTGCGACTCTGGGATGCAGATACACACCCGGCCCCGCTGACACCGGCGATCTGGACATTGAGTGGTCTGCTGTGAGTCCAGACACAACGCAAAAGGATCAAATG cttcTGTCTTACACCGGTGGCACTAAATACTTCCACGCCGATCTCGCCAACGGGCTCAGCTTTGCCGCCGGTGACCCTTCGAGAGGCGACGCCTCGCTGTCTATCCCCGTGCTGTCGCCTGCCCACAGCGCTACCTACCAGTGTAAGGTCAAGAAGTCCCCTGGGGTGGACACGCGCAAGATGTCCCTGGTGGTGTTAG TGAAGCCGTCGGTGCCTAAGTGCTGGGTGGAGGGAGGGCAGCTGGTCGGAGGAGCCGTGTCGCTGCACTGCAAGTCTGCCAGAGGCTCGGCTCCCTTAAAatacaggtggaggagggagagcgccGACCCCATCCCTGCTGCCGCCACGCAGA ACAGCGTCACCGGGGATCTGAAAATCAGCAACCACTCGCAGAGCTCTGCAGGAATCTACCTTTGTGAAGTGAACAATGAAGTCGGGGCAGAGCGCTGCCGGATCCACCTGAAAGCAGACAAAC CTCCGAACAGAGCGGCCGTGATCGTCGGCACGGCGGTGGGGTCTCTGCTCCTCATCTTCGTCCTGCTGGTCTTCATCGGCCTGCTTTACTGGAAGCTGAGCACCAGGAGACGTTACGAGAAGGAGTTCTCCAATGAGATCAG GGAGGACGCCCCGCCGCCGGAGAGCCGCCCGGCCAGCCGCCAGACGAGCCGGGGCGCGGGCCGACGGCCACAGGTCGCCTACTGCCAGGTGGACCGGAGCCAGGGGGGCTCTTCCGGCAGCCACGGACACACTCCGGTCAAATACCTACCTGTGGATTACGACGGCGAGTACGGACATGCGGTGTGA